Proteins encoded within one genomic window of Alteribacter populi:
- the dnaE gene encoding DNA polymerase III subunit alpha, giving the protein MSYVHLHVHSEYSFLYGAGKIDHLVAQAKHLGFPALALTDRNGMYGTVPFYKACKNAGIKPVIGVELTFKKSDGESSSLFQLVLLAKNNKGLQKLMQLTSLAYEQEERGKPIIQFEDLHNIQELIVISPFEGGLVQQRVKEGGLYRADEALVNLQRTFGEINVYIELQQHNRAEEKQLLLDLNEWKKQTTENPRFVASNHVQFVTANQGRAHRVVQAIGRGQTLEELPEIVSSDEYYLKSSQQMKALFEAWPEACKNTEIITEQCNVEIEFGNQVLPKYPVPSDKSAIAFLRERCEEGVVKRFGSVPDKEVWKRLDYELSVINDMHYEDYFLIVWDFMAYAHEKGILTGPGRGSAAGSLVAYALEITDVDPIKYELLFERFLNPERVSMPDIDIDFPDDRRDEVIHYVASKYGACYVAQIITFGTLAAKAAIRDVGKVLSVNQRLIDRVAKLIPSKPNVTLTDALKETPSLKKLVQENDDLQELLSVAMEIEGLPRHTSIHAAGVVISEHKLTEVIPIQTGNDGLKVTQYPMGTLEELGLLKMDFLGLRNLNFMKSIVQLIQEDYQKAVDIKTIPFDDVATFQLLSEGDTSGVFQLESTGMRNVLKRLKPTEFEDIVAVNALYRPGPMENIPVYIRRKHGQEPVTYPHNDLKPILDKTYGVLIYQEQIMQIASKMAGFTLGEADILRRAVGKKKREVLEEARDQFTSGAQKRGYELREANHVYDLIVRFADYGFNRSHAVAYSVIAYQLAYLKANFHTSFLTALLSGVLHHHEKMAEYLSEARKKGIEVKRPSVNDSGARFSASGKTIRIGLKAIKNVGIQSVTAILEERRNGVFKDLFDLCSRIEAKVLPKRALEALIVSGACDDFGIHRAGLLANLDSAIEFGEKARNFIQQNETALFKEDLEKPEYFDVPPFGEQEALSFEKQILGFYASNHPLHPYLDHLTSYDRKSIKLIADDGREGGKVRLAGLVEDVNVIKTKKGDQMAFVILSDETGEMEITFFPKTFEKYRQMVEKDQLVFMEGTIGTHKGQLKIHADKMTSIESVIAKANNEVKSFILYVKIDQNHQDSGYKDRLKRLLQDDPGDVQVVLYDENKKKVYRLPSEWNVSANKNLLSRLEVLLGEKNIILKQE; this is encoded by the coding sequence ATGAGCTATGTCCACCTTCACGTGCATAGTGAATACAGCTTTTTATATGGCGCGGGGAAGATCGACCACTTGGTAGCGCAGGCAAAGCACCTTGGTTTCCCAGCGTTAGCTTTGACTGACCGGAACGGGATGTATGGTACGGTCCCATTTTATAAAGCATGTAAAAATGCTGGGATTAAGCCTGTCATCGGCGTTGAATTGACATTCAAGAAATCCGACGGCGAATCATCATCCCTATTTCAGCTCGTCCTGTTAGCGAAAAATAACAAGGGATTGCAAAAGTTAATGCAGTTAACTTCGCTTGCCTATGAGCAAGAAGAACGAGGGAAGCCAATTATTCAATTTGAGGATTTACATAACATTCAGGAACTGATCGTGATCTCTCCATTTGAAGGAGGGCTTGTTCAGCAAAGAGTTAAAGAGGGTGGCTTATACAGAGCGGATGAAGCTTTAGTAAACTTGCAACGTACTTTTGGTGAAATCAATGTATATATTGAACTACAACAGCATAACCGAGCTGAAGAAAAACAGTTGCTTCTTGATTTAAATGAATGGAAAAAGCAAACAACAGAAAATCCAAGGTTTGTGGCGAGTAACCATGTCCAATTTGTAACAGCTAATCAGGGAAGGGCGCACCGAGTTGTTCAGGCTATTGGTAGAGGACAGACACTCGAAGAACTTCCTGAAATTGTATCATCCGATGAATATTATTTGAAATCATCACAACAAATGAAAGCCTTGTTTGAAGCTTGGCCAGAGGCATGCAAGAATACAGAAATAATTACAGAGCAATGTAATGTTGAGATTGAATTCGGAAATCAAGTATTGCCGAAATACCCTGTTCCATCAGACAAGTCCGCCATCGCATTTCTCCGCGAACGATGTGAGGAGGGAGTCGTAAAAAGATTCGGCTCTGTACCAGATAAAGAGGTTTGGAAGCGGCTTGACTATGAGCTTTCTGTCATTAATGACATGCATTATGAGGATTATTTTCTCATCGTTTGGGACTTTATGGCTTATGCACATGAAAAGGGAATACTAACGGGTCCTGGGAGAGGTTCTGCGGCTGGATCACTCGTTGCGTATGCCTTGGAAATTACTGATGTAGACCCGATCAAATATGAACTTTTGTTTGAACGGTTTTTAAATCCTGAACGCGTGTCCATGCCTGATATTGATATCGATTTTCCTGACGACAGGCGAGACGAAGTGATTCACTATGTTGCAAGTAAATATGGGGCATGTTATGTAGCACAAATCATTACGTTTGGTACGTTAGCTGCAAAAGCGGCGATAAGAGATGTAGGCAAGGTGCTGAGTGTAAATCAGCGTCTCATAGACCGTGTGGCAAAGTTGATTCCATCTAAGCCGAATGTTACTCTCACTGATGCGTTAAAAGAAACCCCATCATTAAAAAAATTGGTTCAAGAAAACGATGATCTTCAGGAGCTTTTATCTGTCGCAATGGAAATCGAAGGGCTGCCAAGACATACTTCGATTCATGCAGCGGGAGTTGTCATTAGTGAACATAAACTCACCGAAGTGATCCCCATTCAAACCGGTAACGACGGCTTGAAAGTGACCCAATACCCTATGGGCACACTAGAAGAGCTTGGCTTGTTAAAGATGGATTTCTTAGGGCTCAGGAATTTGAACTTCATGAAAAGTATCGTACAACTGATTCAGGAAGATTATCAAAAGGCGGTGGATATAAAAACGATTCCCTTTGACGATGTCGCAACCTTTCAATTACTAAGTGAAGGAGATACGAGTGGCGTTTTCCAATTAGAATCAACAGGTATGCGCAATGTTTTAAAAAGACTGAAACCAACGGAATTTGAAGATATTGTGGCTGTCAACGCTTTATATCGTCCTGGTCCAATGGAAAACATTCCAGTTTACATCCGTCGTAAGCATGGTCAGGAACCTGTAACTTATCCGCACAATGATTTGAAGCCGATCTTAGATAAAACTTATGGCGTGCTGATATACCAGGAACAAATTATGCAAATTGCGTCAAAAATGGCGGGATTCACACTTGGAGAAGCGGATATTTTAAGAAGAGCAGTAGGAAAGAAAAAACGTGAAGTTCTCGAAGAAGCGAGAGACCAGTTTACGTCCGGTGCCCAAAAAAGAGGGTATGAGCTTCGGGAGGCTAATCACGTTTACGATTTAATTGTACGCTTTGCTGATTACGGTTTTAACCGGAGTCACGCCGTTGCCTATAGCGTTATAGCCTATCAATTAGCTTATTTAAAAGCGAACTTTCATACTTCATTTTTGACTGCTCTATTGTCAGGTGTATTGCACCATCATGAAAAAATGGCCGAGTATCTTTCTGAAGCGAGAAAAAAAGGCATTGAAGTCAAAAGGCCCTCAGTGAATGATAGTGGTGCACGCTTTTCCGCTTCGGGTAAGACAATCCGGATTGGACTTAAAGCAATTAAAAATGTTGGTATTCAATCGGTAACGGCGATTTTAGAGGAAAGAAGAAATGGTGTGTTTAAGGATTTGTTTGATTTATGCTCACGAATTGAGGCAAAGGTACTCCCGAAACGAGCGTTGGAAGCTTTGATTGTTTCTGGTGCGTGTGATGATTTTGGCATTCACCGCGCAGGACTCTTAGCCAATCTTGATTCAGCAATAGAGTTTGGAGAAAAGGCTCGTAATTTCATACAGCAGAACGAAACTGCTTTATTTAAAGAAGATCTGGAAAAACCGGAGTACTTTGATGTTCCGCCATTTGGCGAGCAAGAGGCACTTTCGTTTGAAAAGCAAATCCTCGGTTTTTATGCGTCAAATCATCCACTTCATCCTTATCTCGATCATCTTACCTCTTATGATCGCAAGTCAATCAAATTGATTGCTGACGATGGTCGAGAGGGAGGAAAAGTCCGGTTAGCAGGCCTTGTTGAAGATGTGAATGTAATTAAAACAAAAAAAGGTGATCAAATGGCTTTTGTGATCCTTTCTGATGAAACAGGTGAAATGGAAATTACTTTTTTTCCTAAAACCTTTGAAAAGTATAGACAAATGGTTGAAAAAGACCAACTTGTGTTCATGGAAGGCACAATCGGGACTCACAAAGGACAGTTGAAAATTCATGCTGATAAAATGACATCGATTGAATCGGTGATAGCTAAAGCTAACAATGAAGTTAAATCTTTTATTCTGTATGTCAAGATCGATCAAAATCATCAGGACTCAGGCTACAAAGACCGCTTAAAACGATTGCTTCAAGATGACCCTGGTGATGTACAGGTCGTATTATACGACGAAAATAAGAAAAAGGTTTATCGATTGCCGAGTGAATGGAACGTCTCTGCTAATAAGAATCTTTTGTCTAGGTTGGAAGTGTTACTTGGAGAAAAAAATATCATCCTAAAACAAGAATAG
- a CDS encoding YtrH family sporulation protein, whose translation MDKDFLATLIIDYFVAFGVIIGGTIVGGIGAYLIGKPPLSIMHDLASSLKIWALVAAIGGTFDAISTLERGIFEGTHADIFKTLIMIFAALSGAHSGTVLIQWLTQGGIK comes from the coding sequence GTGGACAAAGACTTTTTAGCAACGTTAATTATCGATTATTTTGTAGCCTTCGGTGTTATTATCGGCGGTACCATTGTTGGTGGAATTGGTGCCTATTTAATTGGTAAACCCCCTCTCTCCATCATGCATGACTTGGCATCAAGTCTCAAGATTTGGGCTCTTGTTGCTGCTATAGGAGGCACTTTCGATGCGATTTCCACTCTAGAACGGGGGATTTTTGAAGGCACGCATGCTGACATTTTCAAAACACTCATTATGATTTTCGCCGCGTTAAGCGGAGCTCATAGCGGAACTGTTCTAATTCAGTGGCTCACACAGGGAGGGATAAAGTGA
- the ytrI gene encoding sporulation membrane protein YtrI, whose amino-acid sequence MRIPPFHHDKSWQRFFVGVILGMLIGWLFFLYNFGYVHEKLVMEINKQKSTVENHEKTIDILQKDQDEQNKENQQKLTVQTIKINFTNEKEVNLSELTLFELKEDVESELELVKNKSIETVYSSKELLLKAVRNKIFVIGDKRYQLEVEQLTLYTTLELELSIHAAE is encoded by the coding sequence GTGAGAATCCCTCCTTTTCACCATGACAAAAGTTGGCAGCGTTTTTTTGTCGGCGTCATCTTAGGGATGCTTATTGGCTGGCTCTTTTTCTTATACAATTTTGGTTATGTCCATGAAAAGTTAGTGATGGAAATTAATAAACAAAAATCTACCGTTGAAAACCATGAAAAAACCATTGATATCCTTCAAAAAGATCAAGATGAACAAAACAAAGAGAACCAGCAAAAGCTGACGGTTCAAACAATAAAAATCAACTTTACTAATGAAAAAGAAGTGAATTTGAGTGAGCTTACCCTGTTTGAGCTTAAAGAAGATGTAGAAAGTGAATTAGAGCTCGTTAAAAATAAAAGCATCGAAACCGTCTACAGTTCAAAAGAATTGTTACTAAAAGCGGTGCGAAATAAAATATTTGTAATTGGTGACAAGCGCTATCAGCTAGAAGTTGAACAACTAACGTTATATACTACGCTAGAATTAGAGCTAAGTATCCATGCAGCAGAATGA
- a CDS encoding DHH family phosphoesterase, translating into MKRKIIEQIKKYQTIIIHRHVRPDPDAVGSQAGLKQLILANHPEKKVYITGEDSEEFYYLAKMDDIPDEEYNDALVIICDTANLARVDDERYTQGKQVIKIDHHPEVDPYGDLSWVDIEASSTSEMVCELYDEWDNTGGTWNVEVARLLFAGIVGDTGRFRHPNTTDRTFYWAGRLIETGFSRPELYDAMYEKSLDLVRIEGYVLSQVELLPSGAAFIKLPQKTLAEFKVDAGMTASIVNAFSTMKGVKAWVFFVEEEELIRVRLRSKGPIINDLATRYHGGGHPMASGATVYSWEEADQLLEELDDICSKEL; encoded by the coding sequence ATGAAGCGAAAAATCATTGAACAGATAAAAAAATATCAAACGATTATTATCCACAGGCACGTCCGCCCTGATCCTGATGCAGTAGGATCTCAAGCCGGATTGAAACAACTGATATTAGCTAATCATCCAGAGAAAAAAGTTTACATTACAGGTGAGGACAGTGAAGAATTTTATTATTTAGCAAAAATGGATGACATTCCCGATGAAGAATATAATGATGCACTTGTGATCATTTGTGACACGGCAAATTTAGCGAGAGTGGATGATGAGCGGTATACCCAAGGGAAGCAAGTTATTAAAATTGATCATCACCCTGAAGTTGACCCTTATGGAGACCTTTCCTGGGTAGATATTGAAGCGAGCTCTACGAGTGAGATGGTGTGTGAATTGTATGATGAATGGGACAATACAGGAGGAACTTGGAATGTTGAGGTTGCAAGATTGTTATTCGCTGGAATTGTTGGTGATACTGGTAGATTCCGCCATCCAAACACAACAGACCGCACCTTTTATTGGGCTGGCAGACTTATAGAAACTGGTTTTTCAAGACCAGAGCTTTATGACGCTATGTATGAAAAGTCGTTAGATCTCGTTCGCATAGAAGGGTATGTCTTGTCTCAAGTTGAGCTACTTCCATCGGGAGCGGCTTTCATTAAGCTACCACAAAAAACGCTAGCTGAATTTAAAGTTGATGCAGGAATGACAGCTAGCATTGTCAATGCCTTCTCAACTATGAAAGGAGTTAAGGCTTGGGTATTTTTCGTTGAAGAAGAAGAGTTGATTCGTGTTCGTCTCCGCTCAAAAGGACCTATAATTAATGATTTAGCAACGAGGTATCATGGAGGAGGACACCCGATGGCATCAGGGGCAACCGTCTATAGTTGGGAGGAAGCCGATCAATTATTGGAGGAGCTTGACGACATTTGTAGCAAGGAATTGTAA
- a CDS encoding YtpI family protein: MFFPIVIVVSLILFVYYKVQQVKATGLMEKRWYGAKGSIAVGIFIAIFGLNAMINFGTSIATFVGVIFIIYGGINVFFGIKNYQTFLPYAKQEAEELKKQETQQETAKK, translated from the coding sequence ATGTTCTTCCCTATTGTTATCGTTGTATCACTGATTTTATTTGTTTATTATAAAGTCCAGCAAGTCAAAGCTACAGGATTAATGGAAAAACGATGGTACGGTGCAAAAGGCAGCATTGCCGTTGGTATATTCATTGCAATCTTCGGGCTGAATGCTATGATCAATTTCGGAACAAGCATAGCGACCTTCGTTGGTGTTATCTTTATCATTTACGGGGGAATCAACGTTTTCTTCGGAATAAAAAATTACCAAACATTTCTTCCTTATGCTAAACAAGAAGCAGAAGAGTTAAAAAAACAAGAGACTCAGCAAGAAACAGCAAAAAAATAA
- a CDS encoding DRTGG domain-containing protein gives MTKHEQILKHIRSLDVGSKISVRQIAKALQVSEGTAYRAIKDAENQGTVSTIERVGTIRIEKKQKENIEKLTFAEVINIVDGQVLGGRDGLYKTLSKFVIGAMKAEAMMRYVEPENLLIVGNREQVHKLALESGAAVLITGGFETSDEVKELADRLQLPIMSTSYDTFTVAAMINRAIYDQLIKKEILLVEDILIPINQTYLMTNAHTVEKWHELNKRTSHSRYPVIDETDQRLLGMVTAKDVMGVNPFVEIEKVMTKQAISVTSKTSVASAAHRMVWEGIELLPVTDANRKLQGVISRQDVLKALQMIQRQPQVGETIEDLVTRHFEDVSTSQDYVYRLEVTPQMTNHLGTVSYGVMTTIVTEAGSRVLRKYKKGELVVENITLFFIKPVQIDSEMRVYPRVLEVGRKIGKVDVEIFHENQIVGKAMLMAQLIDR, from the coding sequence ATGACAAAACATGAACAGATTTTAAAACATATTCGCTCGTTAGATGTAGGGAGTAAAATCTCAGTACGACAAATAGCTAAGGCACTTCAAGTTAGTGAAGGAACAGCTTATCGTGCAATTAAAGATGCAGAAAACCAAGGCACCGTTAGTACAATCGAGCGGGTAGGAACGATTCGAATTGAAAAAAAGCAAAAAGAAAACATTGAGAAGCTTACATTCGCAGAAGTGATTAACATTGTTGATGGACAAGTTCTCGGCGGACGAGATGGGTTATATAAAACATTGAGTAAGTTTGTTATTGGGGCGATGAAAGCAGAAGCTATGATGCGGTATGTTGAGCCTGAGAACCTTCTAATTGTAGGAAACAGAGAACAAGTACACAAGTTGGCTCTAGAATCAGGAGCCGCTGTTTTAATTACTGGAGGCTTTGAAACGAGTGATGAGGTAAAAGAGCTTGCTGATCGTCTTCAGCTACCAATCATGTCTACAAGCTACGATACGTTTACTGTAGCTGCGATGATTAATCGGGCTATTTATGACCAGTTGATCAAAAAAGAAATCTTACTAGTAGAGGATATTTTAATTCCAATAAATCAAACGTACCTTATGACAAATGCACATACGGTGGAAAAATGGCATGAGTTAAATAAACGGACGAGCCACAGCCGTTACCCGGTGATTGATGAAACGGATCAAAGACTGTTAGGAATGGTAACAGCAAAAGATGTCATGGGGGTTAATCCGTTTGTTGAAATTGAAAAAGTGATGACAAAACAGGCTATTTCAGTCACGTCAAAGACCTCCGTTGCTTCAGCCGCACACCGAATGGTATGGGAAGGAATTGAACTGTTGCCTGTAACGGATGCTAACCGAAAACTCCAAGGTGTAATCAGCAGACAGGATGTATTAAAGGCGTTGCAGATGATCCAAAGACAGCCTCAAGTTGGCGAGACGATTGAAGATTTAGTGACACGTCATTTTGAAGATGTTTCTACTTCACAAGACTACGTCTATCGTCTCGAAGTTACACCGCAGATGACGAACCACTTGGGGACAGTTTCTTATGGTGTTATGACCACAATTGTGACAGAAGCGGGCAGTCGGGTTCTTAGAAAATATAAAAAAGGGGAGCTTGTTGTAGAAAACATTACCCTTTTCTTTATTAAGCCAGTTCAGATTGACAGTGAGATGAGAGTATATCCTCGAGTATTAGAGGTTGGAAGAAAGATTGGAAAAGTCGATGTGGAGATTTTTCATGAAAATCAAATTGTCGGAAAAGCCATGCTCATGGCTCAACTTATCGACCGGTAG
- a CDS encoding metal-dependent hydrolase produces the protein MKVSFHGHSVVKIETNGTNILIDPFINGNGETDLKAEDVKADVILLTHGHNDHVGDTVDIAKRNDALVVAPFELATYLGWQGINTHPMHIGGAHEFGFGKVKLTQAFHGSSYTEEENQKIVYTGMPSGILFSAEGKTVYHAGDTGLYSDMKLLGELHRIDLAFLPIGDNFTMGPEDAAIAAEWIGAKKVVPVHYNTFPVIEQNPNAFTNLLKNDTGFVMKAGDKVDL, from the coding sequence ATGAAAGTATCTTTTCACGGCCATTCAGTAGTAAAAATTGAAACGAACGGAACAAACATTTTGATTGACCCCTTTATTAATGGTAATGGCGAAACTGACTTGAAAGCTGAAGATGTCAAAGCCGATGTGATACTGCTAACACACGGGCATAATGATCATGTCGGAGATACGGTTGATATTGCTAAACGAAATGATGCCCTTGTGGTAGCTCCTTTTGAATTAGCTACCTATTTAGGATGGCAAGGTATCAATACTCATCCGATGCATATTGGAGGAGCTCATGAATTTGGATTCGGTAAAGTGAAATTGACGCAAGCTTTCCATGGTTCATCGTACACAGAAGAAGAGAATCAAAAGATCGTGTATACAGGAATGCCGAGTGGAATTCTATTTTCAGCAGAAGGGAAGACGGTGTACCACGCAGGGGATACCGGTTTGTACTCGGACATGAAACTATTAGGTGAACTCCACCGGATTGATTTGGCATTTCTGCCGATTGGAGATAATTTCACGATGGGACCTGAAGATGCAGCCATAGCAGCAGAATGGATCGGAGCAAAAAAAGTCGTCCCTGTACACTACAATACATTTCCGGTTATTGAACAAAATCCGAATGCCTTTACTAATTTATTAAAAAACGACACTGGTTTTGTGATGAAGGCAGGAGACAAAGTAGACCTATAA
- a CDS encoding M24 family metallopeptidase, translating into MNNRLEKLKQWMQKQNVDVAMLQTRANVFYTTGFDTDPHERLVASCIFHNERPLVICPGMEVNQVSDILKDGDILGYSDTDHPWSMLKEAWEQRIKAVKTVAVERNLSWERLKELKRAFPEASFVEVDEAMETGRLLKEESEVELLKEAAALADFGVKVGVSALRENVTEMEVLATIEYELKKKGVREMAFSTMVLFGEKAGDPHGNPGTRTLQKGDAVLFDLGVIWKGYASDITRTVFFDHIKESDQSIYETVLQAQEKALELCKPGTAIGELDRTARGWIAEKGYGDYFPHRLGHGLGIEVHEFPSMHAKNESPLQEGMAFTIEPGIYIPNQAGVRIEDDVYITKDGYETFTSYPKNLQIVAAK; encoded by the coding sequence TTGAATAACAGACTAGAAAAACTTAAGCAATGGATGCAAAAACAAAATGTAGACGTTGCGATGTTGCAAACTCGCGCTAATGTGTTTTATACGACGGGTTTTGACACTGATCCACACGAACGATTAGTAGCTTCATGTATTTTTCACAATGAGAGACCTTTAGTAATTTGCCCCGGAATGGAAGTAAACCAAGTTTCAGATATTTTAAAAGATGGGGATATTTTAGGGTATAGTGACACCGATCATCCATGGAGCATGTTAAAAGAGGCGTGGGAACAGCGAATCAAAGCTGTTAAAACAGTTGCCGTTGAACGAAACCTTTCCTGGGAACGTTTAAAAGAGTTAAAACGAGCTTTTCCTGAAGCTTCTTTCGTAGAAGTGGATGAAGCGATGGAGACAGGTCGTTTATTAAAAGAAGAATCAGAGGTAGAATTGTTGAAAGAAGCAGCCGCTCTTGCTGATTTCGGTGTTAAGGTTGGTGTATCTGCTCTTCGCGAAAACGTTACCGAAATGGAAGTACTCGCAACGATCGAGTATGAGTTAAAGAAAAAAGGTGTTCGTGAAATGGCATTTTCTACGATGGTATTGTTCGGAGAGAAAGCTGGAGACCCTCACGGTAACCCGGGCACTCGTACTTTGCAGAAAGGCGATGCCGTCCTCTTTGACCTTGGTGTGATTTGGAAAGGCTATGCTTCAGATATTACACGTACCGTCTTTTTCGATCACATAAAAGAATCTGACCAATCGATCTATGAAACGGTACTACAAGCACAAGAAAAAGCGCTGGAACTTTGTAAGCCTGGAACAGCTATCGGAGAACTAGACCGTACAGCAAGAGGATGGATTGCAGAGAAAGGATATGGCGACTACTTCCCTCACCGGCTTGGGCACGGATTAGGTATAGAAGTTCACGAGTTCCCTTCTATGCACGCCAAGAATGAATCTCCACTTCAGGAAGGAATGGCGTTTACGATCGAACCGGGAATTTACATTCCAAATCAAGCGGGCGTCCGCATTGAAGACGATGTGTACATTACAAAAGACGGATATGAGACCTTCACCTCCTATCCGAAAAACCTGCAAATTGTAGCAGCTAAATAG
- a CDS encoding SDR family oxidoreductase gives MRHALITAGSKGLGKKVTEKLIQSGYSVTIHYRSDEEAVDKLHQELKEYEGYFNFIKGDLNEKEDLNRIVKNTVRQWGRIDVLVLNAGPYIFERKKLMDYSEAEWRSMIDGNLNSAFYLFKSVIPLMREQKFGRIITYGFQGAEHAPGWLYRSAFAAAKVGLVSLTKTLSLEEAEHGITANMICPGEIVGEMKEASITHSKSLADSTTPVGRSGTGEDIARTVLFLCDDHADMVTGSVIEITGGVDVLHKYR, from the coding sequence ATGCGTCACGCATTAATTACAGCAGGTTCTAAAGGTTTAGGTAAAAAAGTAACCGAAAAACTGATCCAATCAGGGTATAGCGTTACGATTCATTACCGAAGCGATGAAGAAGCGGTAGACAAGCTTCATCAAGAGCTAAAGGAGTATGAAGGCTACTTTAACTTTATAAAAGGTGACCTCAATGAGAAAGAGGATCTTAATCGGATTGTGAAGAATACCGTAAGACAGTGGGGGAGAATTGACGTTCTTGTTCTTAATGCAGGTCCCTATATTTTTGAAAGAAAGAAGCTAATGGACTATTCAGAAGCAGAATGGAGATCGATGATCGACGGGAATCTTAATTCAGCATTTTATCTCTTTAAATCGGTTATTCCTCTCATGAGAGAGCAAAAGTTTGGCAGGATCATTACTTATGGCTTTCAAGGCGCGGAGCATGCACCAGGGTGGCTCTACCGGTCTGCTTTTGCCGCAGCTAAGGTTGGGCTTGTATCTTTGACAAAAACACTCTCACTTGAAGAAGCAGAACATGGGATTACTGCGAATATGATTTGTCCTGGTGAAATTGTGGGTGAAATGAAAGAAGCTTCTATTACTCACTCTAAAAGCCTTGCTGACTCAACAACACCGGTAGGCCGATCTGGAACAGGAGAGGATATTGCAAGAACGGTTCTGTTTCTTTGTGATGATCATGCGGATATGGTTACTGGCTCGGTTATTGAAATCACAGGTGGGGTAGATGTTTTACATAAGTACCGTTAA